A region of Cellulophaga sp. RHA19 DNA encodes the following proteins:
- a CDS encoding THUMP-like domain-containing protein, translating to MNTAILHTNVQNFIAENLETDIMPILLKKDTFNDVTNKELAAQIEAKNKCKSKLPTWFTTPNIYYPNKLNIEQTSSEKTATYKASLVKGKTLIDLTGGLGVDCFYFAKKIALVHHCEISENVSKIAAHNFKTLGVKNINTCSENGIDHLKNTDLFFDWVYIDPSRRNDAKGKVFFLEDCLPNVPEHLDLIFSKADNILIKTSPLLDFSVGIKSLQNVKEIHVVALNNDVKELLWVLEKDYTGDIHIKTINLTKTEDLVFSFNYTNEKEAVFTYSEPQQYIYEPNSAILKAGAFKSVAAHYKLHKLHEHTHLYTSNDLIDFAGRCFKVETQIVFNKKEIQHLQLTKANITTRNFPESVANIRKKFKIKEGGNIYLFFTTDCNNKKVVLLCSKA from the coding sequence TTGAATACCGCTATTTTACATACCAACGTACAAAATTTTATTGCTGAAAATTTAGAAACAGACATTATGCCTATTCTACTTAAAAAAGATACATTTAACGATGTAACCAATAAAGAATTAGCAGCACAAATTGAAGCTAAAAACAAGTGTAAAAGCAAACTACCAACGTGGTTTACAACGCCAAATATCTATTATCCCAACAAGTTAAACATAGAGCAAACCTCATCAGAAAAAACAGCTACATACAAGGCCTCCCTAGTAAAAGGAAAAACGCTTATAGACCTTACCGGTGGCTTAGGAGTAGATTGCTTTTATTTTGCTAAAAAAATAGCTTTAGTTCACCATTGCGAAATTTCTGAAAACGTATCTAAAATAGCAGCACACAATTTTAAAACTTTAGGTGTAAAAAATATTAATACATGCAGTGAAAATGGGATAGATCATTTAAAAAACACAGATTTATTTTTTGATTGGGTTTACATAGATCCATCTAGAAGAAATGATGCCAAAGGAAAAGTGTTTTTTTTAGAAGATTGTTTACCAAACGTACCAGAACATTTAGATTTAATTTTTAGCAAAGCTGATAATATACTTATAAAAACATCTCCGTTATTAGATTTTTCAGTTGGTATAAAATCATTACAAAATGTAAAAGAAATACACGTTGTTGCACTTAATAATGATGTAAAAGAATTGCTTTGGGTTTTAGAGAAAGACTATACAGGAGACATACATATTAAAACCATAAATCTAACTAAAACTGAAGATTTGGTTTTCTCTTTTAATTATACTAATGAAAAAGAGGCTGTATTTACCTATAGTGAACCTCAACAATACATTTATGAACCTAATTCTGCTATTTTAAAAGCAGGAGCATTTAAGTCTGTAGCAGCACATTATAAATTACACAAATTGCATGAGCATACCCATTTGTACACCTCTAATGACTTAATAGATTTTGCTGGGAGATGTTTTAAAGTTGAAACACAAATTGTATTTAATAAAAAAGAAATTCAGCACTTACAACTAACAAAAGCAAACATTACCACACGTAACTTTCCAGAAAGTGTAGCTAATATTCGCAAAAAATTTAAAATAAAAGAAGGCGGTAATATTTACTTATTTTTTACAACAGACTGCAATAACAAAAAAGTTGTTTTATTGTGTAGCAAAGCTTAA
- a CDS encoding 16S rRNA (uracil(1498)-N(3))-methyltransferase, whose product MQLFYNSTLDNSISQFVFSPEESKHIVKVLRKVEGDELYITNGKGYLFTAKIMVADIKKCKAQITSKEKKHRPMHWMHIAVAPTKMNDRFEWFLEKATEIGVDEITPIICDHSERKVLKLERMEKVLQSAMKQSLQTYLPKLNAPVPFSEFVKKEHKDLLFIAHCEEEEKAELKRRVAADKDVTVLIGPEGDFSESEITQAYENGFVPVSLGKNRLRTETAAIVACTTVAMINNG is encoded by the coding sequence ATGCAATTATTTTATAACAGCACTTTAGATAACAGTATTTCTCAATTTGTTTTTTCTCCGGAAGAAAGCAAACATATTGTAAAAGTGCTACGTAAGGTAGAAGGAGATGAATTGTACATTACAAATGGTAAAGGCTATTTATTTACTGCTAAAATAATGGTTGCTGATATTAAAAAATGTAAAGCACAAATTACATCTAAAGAAAAAAAACACAGGCCAATGCATTGGATGCATATAGCTGTTGCTCCTACTAAAATGAATGATAGGTTTGAGTGGTTTTTAGAAAAAGCAACTGAAATTGGTGTAGATGAAATTACGCCTATTATTTGTGACCACTCTGAACGTAAAGTTTTAAAGTTAGAACGTATGGAGAAAGTTTTACAATCTGCAATGAAACAGTCTTTACAAACCTATTTACCAAAATTAAATGCTCCTGTTCCTTTTTCTGAATTTGTAAAAAAAGAACATAAAGATTTGCTGTTTATTGCCCACTGTGAAGAAGAAGAAAAGGCAGAACTAAAAAGAAGAGTAGCTGCAGATAAAGATGTTACCGTATTAATTGGTCCAGAAGGAGATTTCTCTGAGTCTGAAATTACACAAGCTTATGAAAATGGTTTTGTTCCTGTATCTTTAGGTAAAAACAGATTACGTACAGAAACAGCCGCTATAGTTGCTTGTACTACTGTTGCAATGATAAACAACGGATAA
- a CDS encoding translocation/assembly module TamB domain-containing protein has product MQTRLANYATNNINKEYGTNLNIDKLKVNLITWNTSAKGIYAADEQKDTLFYIGDLTTSILDINNLIKGQLEFGDIDVDNLHLKLKTYKGQSASNLEIFIDKLDNKKPRAKGAKPFKMVSGNVNIGNSRFQLINENLEKPKQLDFKNLNIGATDFLILGPDVSTQINTLTFTSRRGPKVENLTTAFKYSRTQMRFDALQIKTKESDLKGNLVFNYDRKDFKDFINKVQIDANFTDSEVALDDINMLYNQFGSGKKVSLSTNVSGVLNDLTTKRLMLFSDNTGVRGDFNFKNLFTLSKPYVIDADMKSVTTSYYELRSLLPNILGNVLPSSFAKFGQFTVRGTTSITETLVKAKVNINTAIGSSYSDVELTNINNIDNANYHGFISLIDFDLGKFLDNNTVGKATVDINVDGKGFVAETMNTEITGEVYSIYFNKYTYKNIKVVSGTLKEQFFDGALISNDPNLKLNFKGLADFSSANNTFDFIASVDHANFKALNFINDSVSVFKGNINMDITGNTLDNIVGAIKFRETSYQNKNDTYYFEDFEVTSNFETDSLRKITINSPDIITGYLEGNFKVNELDKLIQNSIGSIYTNYRPFEISKGQKVDFKFNIYNKIVDVFFPEVKFGSNTFIRGKVVADEGDFKLTFKSPKIEAFGNKLDSINVKIDNKNPLFNTFISVNDASTNFYDVKDFKLINTKLKDTLFFRTEFAGGRGYDDNYFLNFYHTFNKDNRSVIGLKRSSILLKGNEWVVNKNRDKKNKVIVNRTLDSIDIKEIVFNNNANEQIRLSGKVIDSTYKDLLLEFNDVSLHKITPALKNIDLKGEVNGSLNIYQEEGKYLPSSNLTMTDFTVNDIRLGNLGVEIVGNDDLTSFDVETHLRNKGEDRLIVMGKINNNNNIPTADLDVEFADFLMEPFSNLGEGIISNIRGSISGKAKITERLSNPDINGKLLLNNAGLGIEYLNVDYSFGKNSVVNLYKQTFDFENIQLTDVVKNTSATLDGTIGHKDFAAWDLDLKVNTNNNRFLILNTDYTEESLYYGTGYLNGTGRIYGSTKALNIDVIGATAKGTSLKIPLSDVAAVGDYSFINFVTKKTEEEKNRELQKYEGLELMFDLDVTPEAEVEIVIDPSTKSSLKGTGGGTILMEINTNDKFNMYGEFAVATGEYNYKYGGIINRKFTVEPGGTIIWDGSPLNAEVNMRAIYSLDANPAPLLDNSNYTNRIPVDVVVSLVGPLEKTEVDFNIEFPSTSSIVKSELEYRLLDHNFEQNNAFYLLMQGTFVNEESGLNATALSGNLTQTASGLLNSVFKSNGENLDLGIVYEQGNLNPNAIQTENRVGVTVSTKLGERILFNGKFGVPVGGVGESVVAGDMEVQIILNDKGTLSAKVFNRENEIQQFLAERQGYTQGVGLSYQVDFDTFKELMTKIFPKKARKEEELKVEENKKMPQN; this is encoded by the coding sequence GTGCAAACTCGTTTAGCTAATTATGCCACAAATAATATTAATAAAGAATATGGCACTAATTTAAATATAGACAAGCTTAAGGTTAATTTAATTACTTGGAATACATCTGCAAAAGGAATTTATGCGGCAGATGAACAAAAAGATACTCTTTTTTACATTGGAGATTTAACAACATCTATTCTAGATATTAATAATTTAATTAAAGGGCAGTTAGAGTTTGGAGATATAGACGTAGATAACCTTCATTTAAAATTAAAAACATACAAGGGACAAAGCGCCTCTAATTTAGAGATTTTTATAGATAAGTTAGATAATAAAAAACCTAGAGCCAAAGGAGCTAAACCTTTTAAAATGGTTTCTGGTAATGTAAATATTGGTAATAGTAGATTTCAATTAATTAATGAGAATTTAGAAAAGCCAAAGCAGTTAGATTTTAAAAATTTAAATATAGGTGCAACAGATTTTTTAATTCTAGGTCCAGATGTGTCTACACAAATTAACACACTTACGTTTACAAGTAGAAGAGGACCAAAGGTTGAAAACCTAACCACAGCATTTAAATACTCTAGAACACAAATGAGGTTTGATGCGTTGCAGATAAAAACAAAGGAGTCTGACTTAAAAGGGAATTTAGTTTTTAATTATGACCGTAAAGACTTTAAAGATTTTATAAATAAAGTACAAATAGATGCCAATTTTACAGATTCTGAAGTTGCTTTAGATGATATAAATATGCTTTACAACCAGTTTGGTAGTGGTAAAAAAGTTAGTTTGTCTACAAATGTTAGTGGTGTTTTAAACGATCTTACTACAAAAAGATTAATGCTTTTTTCTGATAATACAGGTGTTAGAGGAGATTTTAACTTTAAAAACCTATTTACTTTAAGCAAGCCATATGTTATAGATGCAGATATGAAAAGTGTAACTACTAGTTATTATGAGTTACGTTCTCTGTTGCCAAACATACTTGGTAATGTGTTACCATCTTCATTTGCAAAATTTGGTCAGTTTACGGTTAGGGGAACAACCTCTATTACAGAAACTTTAGTAAAAGCTAAAGTAAATATAAACACAGCTATAGGTAGTAGTTATTCTGATGTAGAACTTACCAATATTAATAATATAGATAATGCAAACTACCACGGGTTTATATCACTTATAGATTTTGATTTAGGTAAGTTTTTAGATAACAATACAGTTGGTAAAGCAACAGTAGATATTAATGTAGATGGTAAAGGTTTTGTTGCAGAAACTATGAACACAGAAATAACTGGAGAGGTTTATAGTATTTATTTTAACAAATACACCTACAAAAATATAAAAGTAGTTTCTGGTACGTTAAAAGAACAGTTTTTTGATGGCGCTTTAATTAGTAACGATCCTAATTTAAAACTAAATTTTAAAGGTTTAGCAGATTTTTCATCAGCTAATAATACATTTGATTTTATAGCTTCTGTAGACCACGCTAATTTTAAGGCTTTAAATTTTATTAATGATAGCGTTTCTGTTTTTAAGGGTAATATTAATATGGATATTACAGGTAATACACTAGATAATATTGTTGGAGCTATAAAGTTTAGAGAAACTAGTTATCAAAATAAAAACGATACCTATTATTTTGAAGATTTTGAAGTTACTTCTAATTTTGAGACCGACTCTCTGCGTAAAATAACCATTAATTCTCCAGACATTATAACTGGTTATTTAGAAGGTAATTTTAAAGTAAATGAGTTAGATAAGCTTATACAAAACTCTATTGGTAGTATTTATACCAATTATAGACCGTTTGAGATATCCAAAGGGCAAAAAGTAGACTTTAAATTTAATATTTATAATAAAATTGTAGACGTATTTTTTCCTGAAGTAAAGTTTGGTTCCAATACATTTATTAGGGGTAAAGTAGTTGCAGATGAGGGTGATTTTAAACTTACATTTAAGTCGCCAAAAATTGAAGCTTTTGGTAACAAACTAGACAGTATTAATGTAAAGATTGATAATAAAAATCCGCTTTTCAATACTTTTATATCAGTAAATGATGCATCAACTAATTTTTATGATGTTAAAGATTTTAAACTGATAAATACCAAGTTAAAAGATACACTGTTTTTTAGAACAGAATTTGCAGGTGGTCGTGGGTATGATGATAACTATTTTTTAAACTTTTATCACACATTTAATAAAGACAATAGATCTGTAATAGGTCTTAAACGTTCTTCTATTTTACTAAAGGGAAATGAGTGGGTTGTCAATAAAAATAGAGATAAGAAAAACAAAGTAATTGTTAATAGAACATTAGATAGTATAGATATTAAAGAAATTGTATTTAATAACAATGCTAATGAGCAAATACGTTTAAGTGGTAAGGTGATAGATTCTACTTATAAAGATTTATTGTTAGAATTTAATGATGTGTCTTTACATAAAATAACTCCTGCTTTAAAAAATATAGATCTTAAAGGGGAGGTAAACGGTTCTTTAAATATTTACCAAGAAGAAGGCAAGTATTTGCCTTCTAGTAATTTAACAATGACAGATTTTACCGTTAATGATATTAGACTAGGTAATTTGGGTGTAGAAATTGTTGGTAATGATGATTTAACTTCTTTTGATGTAGAAACACACTTGCGTAACAAGGGAGAAGATAGGTTAATTGTAATGGGTAAAATTAATAACAATAATAATATACCTACAGCAGACTTAGACGTAGAATTTGCAGATTTTTTAATGGAACCTTTTTCTAACTTAGGAGAAGGTATAATATCTAATATTAGAGGCTCTATAAGTGGTAAAGCTAAAATTACAGAGCGTTTAAGTAACCCAGATATTAATGGTAAATTACTACTAAATAATGCAGGTTTGGGTATAGAGTACTTAAATGTAGATTATAGCTTTGGAAAAAATTCTGTAGTAAATCTATACAAGCAAACTTTTGACTTTGAAAACATACAACTAACTGATGTAGTTAAAAATACAAGCGCAACTTTAGATGGTACTATTGGTCATAAAGATTTTGCAGCTTGGGATTTAGATTTAAAAGTAAATACAAACAACAATCGTTTTCTAATATTAAATACAGACTATACAGAAGAGAGTTTGTATTACGGTACAGGATATTTAAATGGTACAGGTAGAATTTACGGTTCTACCAAGGCATTAAATATAGACGTTATAGGAGCTACAGCTAAGGGAACTTCTTTAAAAATACCTTTAAGTGATGTTGCAGCAGTTGGCGATTATAGTTTTATAAATTTTGTCACTAAAAAAACAGAAGAAGAAAAAAATAGAGAGTTGCAAAAGTATGAAGGCCTAGAACTTATGTTTGACTTGGATGTTACGCCAGAGGCTGAAGTAGAAATAGTAATAGATCCTAGTACAAAAAGCTCCTTAAAAGGTACTGGTGGTGGTACTATATTAATGGAGATTAATACCAACGATAAATTTAATATGTATGGCGAATTTGCTGTAGCTACAGGTGAGTATAATTATAAATACGGAGGTATAATAAATCGTAAATTCACTGTGGAGCCTGGAGGTACAATTATTTGGGATGGCTCACCTTTAAACGCAGAGGTTAATATGCGCGCAATTTATTCTTTAGATGCTAACCCAGCACCTTTATTAGATAACTCTAACTATACAAACCGTATACCTGTAGATGTTGTTGTTAGTTTGGTAGGGCCGTTAGAAAAAACTGAAGTAGATTTTAATATAGAGTTTCCAAGTACTAGTTCAATAGTAAAATCCGAATTAGAATATAGACTATTAGACCATAATTTTGAGCAAAACAATGCATTTTACTTATTAATGCAAGGTACATTTGTAAATGAAGAAAGTGGTTTAAATGCAACAGCGTTAAGTGGTAATTTAACTCAAACAGCATCTGGGTTATTAAATTCTGTTTTTAAAAGTAACGGAGAAAATTTAGATTTAGGTATAGTTTACGAGCAAGGAAACTTAAACCCTAATGCCATACAAACAGAAAATAGAGTAGGTGTTACTGTATCTACAAAGTTAGGAGAGCGTATATTATTTAATGGTAAGTTTGGTGTTCCTGTAGGTGGTGTAGGCGAGTCTGTTGTTGCTGGTGATATGGAAGTGCAAATTATTTTAAATGATAAAGGTACACTTAGTGCTAAAGTATTTAATAGAGAAAACGAGATTCAGCAATTTTTAGCAGAACGTCAAGGGTACACACAAGGAGTTGGTTTAAGTTATCAAGTAGATTTTGATACATTTAAAGAGTTGATGACTAAAATTTTTCCTAAAAAAGCACGTAAAGAAGAAGAGCTAAAAGTAGAGGAAAATAAAAAAATGCCTCAAAACTAA
- a CDS encoding M15 family metallopeptidase: protein MTSKHLLPILLICITIACKDSKTTAVTNTITKDTTLVKKDTVVVPPVKTEIKYKSLIGIADTTFVRIADFSGDFAYDLRYATTNNFLKEKVYDCPECYTRAKTAKALLAANSDFIKLGYRIKFFDCYRPNSVQYKMWKIVPNPQYVANPKKGSIHNKGGAVDITLETLDGIEVDMGTDFDFFGKKAYHDNTNLPEEILANRKLLKETMEKHGFWSIRTEWWHYNLSAMSNAKVANFKWDCK from the coding sequence ATGACATCAAAACACTTATTACCAATATTACTAATTTGTATTACTATTGCCTGTAAAGACAGTAAAACAACAGCTGTTACCAATACAATAACTAAAGACACTACGCTAGTTAAAAAAGATACTGTTGTTGTACCACCAGTTAAAACAGAAATAAAGTACAAATCCCTTATAGGTATTGCAGATACTACATTTGTGCGTATAGCAGATTTTAGTGGTGATTTTGCTTATGATTTGAGATATGCAACTACTAATAATTTTTTAAAAGAAAAAGTATATGATTGTCCAGAGTGTTATACTCGTGCAAAAACAGCTAAAGCACTTTTAGCAGCTAATTCAGATTTTATAAAGCTTGGATACCGTATTAAGTTTTTTGATTGTTACAGACCAAATTCTGTGCAATATAAAATGTGGAAGATTGTACCAAACCCGCAATATGTTGCAAACCCTAAAAAAGGGTCTATACACAATAAAGGTGGTGCTGTAGATATTACACTAGAGACATTAGACGGTATAGAAGTAGATATGGGAACAGATTTTGATTTTTTTGGTAAAAAAGCATATCACGATAATACCAATTTACCAGAAGAAATTTTAGCCAACCGAAAGTTGTTAAAAGAAACAATGGAAAAACATGGTTTTTGGTCTATACGTACAGAGTGGTGGCATTACAATTTATCCGCTATGTCTAATGCCAAAGTGGCTAACTTTAAATGGGATTGTAAATAA
- the tsaD gene encoding tRNA (adenosine(37)-N6)-threonylcarbamoyltransferase complex transferase subunit TsaD, producing MEKNNIYILAIESSCDDTSAAVLHNSKMLSNVVATQKIHEEYGGVVPELASRAHQQNIVPVVHQALAKANINKKDLSAIAFTRGPGLMGSLLVGTSFAKSLALGLDIPLIEVNHMQAHILAHFIDNETGKKPEFPFIGMTISGGHTQIVLVKSYFDMEILGQTLDDAVGEAFDKSAKILGLPYPGGPLIDKYAQLGNPKAFPFPKSKVGELNFSFSGFKTSVLYFIQRETQKNPNFIAENLNDICASIQYTIINVLLTKLKKAVTQTGVKQIAIGGGVSANSGIRKVLQEAEQKHGWKTFIPPFQFCTDNAAMIGIVGYLKYKEELFSTQEITAKARYVINE from the coding sequence GTGGAAAAAAACAATATCTATATACTTGCAATAGAATCTTCTTGTGACGATACGTCTGCTGCCGTTTTACACAATAGTAAAATGCTTAGCAATGTGGTTGCTACGCAAAAGATTCATGAAGAATACGGTGGTGTTGTTCCCGAGCTAGCCTCTAGAGCACACCAACAAAATATTGTACCTGTGGTGCACCAAGCCTTAGCTAAGGCAAATATCAACAAAAAAGACTTATCTGCAATAGCTTTTACAAGAGGACCAGGATTAATGGGATCTTTGCTTGTAGGCACCTCTTTTGCTAAATCTTTAGCTCTTGGTTTAGACATACCTTTAATAGAGGTAAACCATATGCAGGCACATATTTTGGCCCATTTTATTGATAATGAAACAGGTAAAAAGCCAGAATTCCCTTTTATAGGGATGACAATTAGCGGCGGACACACACAAATTGTGTTGGTTAAAAGCTATTTTGATATGGAAATTCTAGGTCAAACTCTAGATGATGCCGTTGGTGAAGCTTTTGACAAAAGTGCTAAAATTTTGGGTTTACCTTACCCTGGCGGGCCATTAATAGACAAATATGCACAGTTAGGTAATCCAAAAGCATTTCCTTTTCCTAAATCTAAAGTAGGTGAATTAAATTTTAGTTTTAGCGGTTTTAAAACAAGTGTACTCTATTTTATACAAAGAGAAACACAAAAAAACCCTAATTTTATTGCAGAAAATTTAAATGATATTTGTGCATCTATACAGTATACAATAATTAATGTGTTGCTAACAAAGCTAAAAAAAGCAGTTACACAAACTGGTGTTAAGCAAATTGCAATTGGCGGTGGCGTGTCTGCAAATTCTGGTATTAGAAAAGTGTTACAAGAAGCAGAACAAAAACATGGTTGGAAAACCTTTATACCACCTTTTCAATTCTGTACAGACAATGCTGCAATGATTGGTATAGTTGGTTATTTAAAGTACAAGGAAGAATTATTTTCTACACAAGAAATAACAGCAAAAGCACGTTACGTAATTAACGAATAA
- a CDS encoding DUF4159 domain-containing protein, which translates to MKKIATLCLFLLLAFMTKLQAQEIAILKYNGGGDWYANPTALPNLIAFCNKEIATKINSKPQTVEVGNIGIFQYPFLHMTGHGNVVFSNEEAENLKTYLLSGGFLHIDDNYGMEPYIRKEIAKLFPNKKLEELGANHPIFNQKFKFKDGLPKIHEHNGKRPQAFGITHNNRLILLFTLESDLGDGWEDPEVHNDGPKVREKALQMGANIIKYVFNN; encoded by the coding sequence ATGAAAAAAATAGCAACTCTATGTTTGTTTCTTTTACTAGCTTTTATGACAAAGTTACAAGCCCAAGAAATTGCTATTCTAAAATATAATGGTGGCGGAGATTGGTACGCTAACCCTACTGCTCTACCCAATTTAATTGCATTTTGTAATAAAGAGATAGCAACCAAAATAAATTCTAAACCACAAACTGTAGAGGTGGGTAATATTGGTATTTTTCAATATCCTTTTTTACATATGACAGGGCACGGAAACGTTGTTTTTTCTAATGAAGAAGCAGAAAACTTAAAAACCTACTTACTATCTGGTGGGTTTTTACATATAGATGATAACTACGGTATGGAACCGTATATTAGAAAAGAAATAGCTAAATTATTTCCTAATAAAAAGCTTGAAGAGTTAGGCGCAAATCACCCTATTTTTAATCAGAAATTTAAATTTAAAGATGGTTTACCTAAAATACACGAACATAACGGAAAAAGACCACAAGCTTTTGGCATAACTCACAATAATAGACTTATATTGCTATTTACTTTAGAGAGCGATTTAGGTGATGGATGGGAAGACCCAGAAGTACATAACGATGGTCCTAAAGTACGAGAAAAAGCACTGCAAATGGGTGCTAATATTATAAAATACGTTTTTAATAACTAA
- a CDS encoding alpha/beta hydrolase: MKKLLFTAAVFLFFYVNTYSQNIILPLWNDQIPNQKVTKEVEKVVTDKIIKVSNVQKPTIEVYLPKKEIANGKAVVIFPGGGYGFIAYDWEGINIAKFLNTKGIAGILVKYRLPNSKSLKVGSNAPLQDAQRAIRLVRSNAKKWNINSDDVGILGFSAGGHLASTLGTHFNDEIYKAKDKIDSISAKPSFMALVYPVITFVKEEYVHKGSRNNLLQNLVASEASKKQFSAELNITKETPKTFLVHATDDTAVPVENSLLMYSALKNKGVPVQMHIYESGGHGFALGFKNKKLSNWTNLLVNWINNLD, translated from the coding sequence ATGAAAAAGTTACTTTTTACAGCAGCAGTATTTCTGTTCTTTTATGTAAATACATATTCTCAAAATATAATTTTACCATTATGGAATGATCAAATTCCTAATCAAAAAGTAACTAAGGAGGTAGAGAAAGTAGTTACTGATAAAATTATAAAAGTTAGCAATGTTCAAAAACCTACAATAGAAGTTTACTTGCCTAAAAAAGAAATTGCAAACGGAAAAGCTGTTGTAATTTTTCCTGGAGGAGGTTATGGGTTTATTGCTTATGACTGGGAAGGTATAAATATTGCTAAATTTTTAAACACTAAAGGTATAGCAGGTATACTTGTAAAATACAGGTTGCCAAATTCTAAATCTTTAAAGGTAGGCTCTAATGCTCCTTTGCAAGACGCTCAAAGAGCAATAAGACTTGTGCGTAGCAATGCAAAAAAATGGAATATAAATTCTGATGATGTAGGGATATTAGGTTTTTCTGCAGGCGGACATTTAGCATCTACACTAGGAACACACTTTAATGATGAGATATATAAAGCAAAAGATAAAATAGATTCTATTTCTGCAAAGCCAAGTTTTATGGCTCTTGTATACCCTGTAATTACTTTTGTTAAAGAAGAATACGTACACAAAGGAAGTAGAAATAACTTATTGCAAAATTTAGTAGCTTCTGAAGCTAGTAAAAAACAATTTTCGGCAGAATTAAATATAACAAAAGAAACTCCTAAAACATTTTTGGTACATGCTACAGATGATACTGCTGTTCCTGTAGAAAATAGTTTACTAATGTATAGCGCTTTAAAAAATAAAGGTGTACCGGTACAAATGCATATTTATGAGTCTGGTGGTCACGGTTTTGCGTTAGGGTTTAAAAATAAAAAACTGTCTAATTGGACTAACTTACTTGTAAATTGGATTAATAACTTAGATTAA
- a CDS encoding AI-2E family transporter yields MKAKTIADGILRALGIIVGILLLCFFLYKISSVLVYISIAAVASLIGRPIVLFLRDKLKFNNTLAVIITMLFLIGIVGGIIALFIPLIIQQGHNLALLDINQLQGNIQDLYTEIVNYFGVSTSELEENVKSSNFLTSLDFAFIPDFLNSLIGVLGSLSIGLFSVLFITFFFLKDRKLFSDGLLMLTPQNKEGRFKKSMDTISSLLSRYFVGLVFQILILFVIYTIVLLVVGIENAIVIAFLCALLNLIPYVGPIIGGALMVTLTMSSNLGESFSDVILPKTGYVMIGFIIGQLVDNFFSQPFIFSSSVKSHPLEIFLVIIIGGLLFGITGMIIAVPGYTAIKVILKEFFAENKIVKSMTKNL; encoded by the coding sequence ATGAAAGCAAAAACAATAGCAGATGGTATTTTACGTGCATTGGGCATTATAGTAGGTATACTATTACTTTGCTTTTTTTTATATAAAATTAGTTCTGTTTTAGTCTATATATCTATTGCTGCCGTAGCTTCTTTAATTGGCAGACCTATTGTTTTATTTTTGCGCGATAAATTAAAGTTTAACAACACCTTAGCCGTTATTATTACAATGTTGTTTTTAATAGGTATTGTTGGTGGTATAATTGCACTTTTTATTCCGCTTATTATTCAGCAAGGACATAATTTAGCGTTATTAGATATTAACCAACTACAAGGAAACATACAAGATTTATATACAGAGATTGTAAATTACTTTGGTGTAAGCACTAGCGAGCTTGAAGAAAACGTAAAGTCATCAAACTTTTTAACAAGTCTAGATTTTGCTTTTATTCCAGATTTTCTAAACTCTCTTATAGGTGTACTTGGCAGTTTAAGTATTGGTCTGTTTTCTGTTTTATTTATCACTTTTTTCTTTTTAAAAGATCGTAAATTATTTAGTGACGGACTATTAATGTTAACGCCTCAAAACAAAGAAGGAAGATTTAAAAAATCTATGGATACCATAAGTAGTCTACTATCTAGATATTTTGTTGGATTGGTTTTTCAGATACTAATATTATTTGTTATTTATACCATTGTTTTACTAGTTGTAGGTATAGAAAATGCCATTGTAATAGCATTTTTATGCGCTTTATTAAACTTAATACCATATGTAGGACCCATTATTGGTGGCGCTTTAATGGTTACACTTACAATGTCTAGCAACTTAGGCGAAAGCTTTAGCGATGTTATTTTACCAAAAACAGGCTATGTAATGATTGGTTTTATTATTGGGCAGTTAGTAGATAATTTCTTTTCGCAACCTTTTATATTTTCAAGTAGTGTAAAATCTCATCCATTAGAAATTTTTCTAGTTATAATTATTGGTGGTTTACTTTTTGGTATCACTGGGATGATTATTGCTGTACCTGGTTACACTGCAATTAAAGTAATTTTAAAAGAATTTTTTGCAGAAAACAAGATTGTAAAATCTATGACAAAAAATTTATAG